CCTCGACCCCCGCTTCGACAAACCGCCTCGCATCCGCGCCGGTTAACGCAAATCCAAACGCGGCCAGTCCAATAGTCTGGGCTTGACGGAGCAGCTCGATCTCGCTGTCGATGGTCCAGCCCGTCTGCTCTTCGAGTGCCTCGCGAAACTGGCCGTCGACGAACCCAATCGCCGGCCAATTGGTGATGCCGCTGACGCCCAAATGCTTCAGGTTTTCCAGCCACTGTGTCAGGTCTCGCGTCACGTCGCCGGCCAGCACTCCGGCGACAACCGGCACATCGGTCGCTCTGGGCAGAACCTGTTCGGTCAATAAATCGTAGGTTTGGTCGTTCGCATTGCCGTAGGGCAGAAATGCGGCAAGTGATCCGGCACCGAGATTTCGATAGCGACTGGCATTGAGCACCAGTAACAAATCGGCGCCGGCCCCGACGGCATACTGCGCCATCTGTCCCGAACCTGCCGCCACGGCAACGATCGATGGCCCAGCGCGACGAGCGAGCAGCGCCTGAAACCGCGTCGATGCGGACGGATGTTTAGACAACGCAGTGTATCCATCAGGTAACAGTCGGTAAACATAAAATATACACTCTCCGCGTCTTGGATGGCAAATTGGATGGGCTTGAAAAATTGGCTAAAGTATTGCCTGTCATCAGTTTAGGCAAAATAATTCATTCGATGCAATTTCGGTGCGCTATTTGCTAAAGATGGCATGTCTCTATTCGTCTCGCTATTCGTCTCGCTATTCGTCTCGCGGACAGGCTTTGGGTGAATTGATCGCTCGATGCACTGTTTTTTGCCGCGGGAGGGAAGCACCTTTTTTCCAATGGAGGAGTGCAACATGAAGCGAATCTTTGACAGGGTCGGTCTATGGCTGATGGTCGCGGCAGCGGCCTGCAGCACGGCGCAGGGGGCATCGTTGAGTCTCGACTTTAAGAACACGTCGCCGGGAACCATTACCGATTCGGCAGGCAATGGCACTGGCCTCACCGATCGGTTGGCAAAGACCGGTGGATCGATACCGGTGAACGATCCAAACATGACGCTCAATACGAGCGGCGATGGAACTTTGACCATCATGACGACGACGAATGATATCAACGGGCAAGACGCAATCGATGTCGGCGAGTACATGGGAATTCAACTTAGTTCGTTGGGCTTCACGGGGGGTGAAGACTTTTCAGTTACCGCAACTTTCCTCGATTCTGTGTTCACTGAAAACTACGATCAGTTCGGGATCATCATCGGAGTTGCAAGCGACATAAACGTTCGCATGGGACCGCTGTATGCGGGCGGGCCAGCGATCTATTCGGCGAATAACGTTGGTACTGATGCGGGGGCCTATTTGGATGGAACCTTTGCGCCGTTTCAAGGAGATGATATCACGCTGAATATCACCCGCCAGGCGGGCATCTACTCATTCAGCATCACGAATCTGACCACCCCAGAACTGAGCGGACAGTTCTCGATGTATTTTCCGCCGAACTTCTTAAATCTTGCCGACGATTTGATGGTTGGCGTCTATGCGGCAAGCGCTGTCAACACGAATCCCAAACCGGTCATTTTGGATAGCTTTTCGGTCACCGTTGGTCCGGTCGTTCCCCCGGCGCATCCGGGAGACTTCAACGAAGATGGCAGCGTCGATGGCGCCGATTTCGTGATTTGGCAGACGCATTTCCCGACCCAAGGCGGCGCAGCACCTGGAGACGGAGACGCCAACGCCGATGGCAACGTTGACGGTTCCGATTTCGTTGTTTGGCAGACCAACTTTCCCTATTCGCCGCCTGCTTCTGGAATGTCGCAGGTTCCGGAACCGAACAGCCTGTTGCTGATCATCGCCGGGGCAGCAATGGCATGGTCCTCCAGGAAGTGGCGAAGCTAGTCGACGGTCCCCTGCTAGCAGTGAACTGCCGTGGAACGGAGAAGAGGCTTTTTCCAATTCCAGCGCGCATCGGAGAATGAAACATGAAGTGCAGTCAGATATTGCCGCGCCGTTGGCCGCGGACGTTGAAGCGGATAGGAACACATGGTTTTACGCTGGTGGAGCTATTGGTCGTGATTGCCATTATTGGCATTTTGATTGCGCTGCTCTTACCGGCGGTGCAATCGGCGCGCGAAGCGGCACGACGCTCGCAATGCCGCAACAATGTGAAGCAAATTTCGCTGGGCGCGCACAATTTCGCATCGGCCCATAAGGAGTTTCCCTACCTCCGGAAGAACGACTTCATGGCTGGCTCCTATACGAGCGACAGTTCGCCGAACAGCGGGGGTGGTAGCGAAGCTTGGGAGACGGGCATGTCCTACACATGGTTGCAACAGATTCTACCCTTTATCGAGGAGAGCGCGGCGTATGCGCACTACGTCGAGGCCGGACTGAATAAGGGGGCATTCGGTACTGCGATGGGTGAGTATAACTATCCCGGCGGCG
This genomic interval from Pirellulales bacterium contains the following:
- a CDS encoding PEP-CTERM sorting domain-containing protein (PEP-CTERM proteins occur, often in large numbers, in the proteomes of bacteria that also encode an exosortase, a predicted intramembrane cysteine proteinase. The presence of a PEP-CTERM domain at a protein's C-terminus predicts cleavage within the sorting domain, followed by covalent anchoring to some some component of the (usually Gram-negative) cell surface. Many PEP-CTERM proteins exhibit an unusual sequence composition that includes large numbers of potential glycosylation sites. Expression of one such protein has been shown restore the ability of a bacterium to form floc, a type of biofilm.); the encoded protein is MKRIFDRVGLWLMVAAAACSTAQGASLSLDFKNTSPGTITDSAGNGTGLTDRLAKTGGSIPVNDPNMTLNTSGDGTLTIMTTTNDINGQDAIDVGEYMGIQLSSLGFTGGEDFSVTATFLDSVFTENYDQFGIIIGVASDINVRMGPLYAGGPAIYSANNVGTDAGAYLDGTFAPFQGDDITLNITRQAGIYSFSITNLTTPELSGQFSMYFPPNFLNLADDLMVGVYAASAVNTNPKPVILDSFSVTVGPVVPPAHPGDFNEDGSVDGADFVIWQTHFPTQGGAAPGDGDANADGNVDGSDFVVWQTNFPYSPPASGMSQVPEPNSLLLIIAGAAMAWSSRKWRS